tgaatatttaaagaaatgaaagcaGGTGCTCAATCCAAATGGCTTCTCCTTGATTGACACCAGTCTGGGAAGTGCcagcattatatttatatataatatattggaAATGTCACACAGATACAATGTGATGCCTTTCTCGTTTGGTCAGCATCAACCAATATAGAACAgacaattttttgttttgatctGCACTGGTTTTGAACTGGTTGTATCTAGTTTGAATAATCACATTTGTTTTCTTACCATAAATCCAGCAATATAGCACAATATAGCAATAAACCAAAATTTGTTAAGACTTTAAAGactatacacaaatatacagtaaatctaCTCTCAAACACAAGGGAGTCCTGTTTTGAGACCATCTGGTCCTTGGGTAATTTTAGTGGGCACCTGCGCTGGCGTATGGGGCGCGCGTCACAGGAGAACCATAAGGCAAGCTGTGCATTTGCCTGTTCTTGAAAAATCCTTCAtaactttaatattttattccctttatgaactgaaaaagaacaaaaatgttaaataaatgttggaTTGTATTTAGCAGACACACTGTTTATCTAATAGTAGGACAATTTGTTGTTAAAACTctcttgtctctctttctctctcagtatTTCATTACCTCTCTctggtgctctctctctctctctctctctctctctctctcacacacacaaacagtattACGAAAGAAAGGCTATGGTTTGCTTAACAAGGTCACATAACTACTTTGTTGCACTAACAGTTGTGCACTGACGTGTGTTTCAGTGATTGAACTTTTCAGAAATTTTCCCTATGTGTGGGTTGCTGTGGCATGTTGTGTGCTATAAACTTTACACAGTCTGCATTGTTGCGCTTCGATCTCTGACTGCCTTTCTTCCATCTTTCCTACGTGAATCTACCGTGTATGCCAGCTGTTCATTTGTCTATTGGACAAAGTGCTAAACGCTCTAAAAAGCTGAGATAACTTTCAAAAGGGCACTCAACCTACATACACCAACCGCATTATACTATACAGCAAAGAAACATGATCTGGGGATTTCTGCATAGTCTTGAGCAATTTTTAGCTAAAATAAACCATTTTGGAGGGGAATCATATTGCATGATAATTGATTCTATATTGTATTATCTGGAAAGGTGCCAGATATGAATGGTGTTTGTCAgtctaattttattaaatttggaTTTATCTTAACAGGATTATAATCATTAGAACACAAGACAACTTAAGAAGATTGTCAGCAGATGTAAAACTATCATCAAATTCCACATTCGgtttacatgtttattgttGTAGTTTAACTGAGATCATTTCAATGTTTCGACCGATGGATAGAGTATAATTTCTACAGGTCACAGAGAAAGCACTGATGCAAATGTAGATTGATGGATGCCAATGAAGAGGAATGTTGGTGTGGGTTTGGAGCATGGAGAGAAATGTCTGCATATTCAAAACTACCCACTGCAAGCATTTGCACATATTCATAACTAATGCATCCTTTATCATCTCCTTTCCCTGACCATGTCTTTGTCTCCTGGACTTTCAGCGATCTCCAAAAGCGGCAAAGCAGTGGAGTTTTTTGGAGAAACACAGCAGGAAGAATTGAGCTTTAGGATTCAGAAGGCCAGAACAGAGTAACGAGCTGGAGCTGGTATGAGGCAAGTGCTTTGGCAATGCTGTGAAAGTCTTGTTTGTTTGCTGTGAATGGTGTACTTGTTTTGCATGAGCAGTGTTTCAGTGTTAGAAAGAGACTGATGTCTACTTTTAGTCACTGTCAACTGGTGCTTAGTTCTTGCTATATTTATGATGGAATGGTAGTTTCTGTGCTTTGATGAGTGGGTCTAGGGTGGTTATGGAAATTGGCAAAATTATTTAGAGCAACAAAGATTTGGCCAAAAGATTTTGTATGGTTTTGTGCTACAAATTTGGCTTGGTACATATTCTTCAGTGACATTGTGTGCCTTTTGTGAGCATTATCTACTTATCCGATTAAATATCACCTGTTATGTGTTGTGTAATAAAGCCCTTCCTTTCAGTGTAGTAGGTAGTTGGCTGTGAAAGCACTGATTATCCACTTCATGATCATCTTTTTCTTAGAAAATAATGAACAGaagttttatgtttttctcTGTGAGTCAGGCTTAAGAGTTTGAGCTGTCTGGGGAATTTCCAAACATGTCCATCATGGAGATTTTCTTAAGCAATCCATTCCAAATCTCCCCATCTGTGGTGCCCGTCTGTTCATCAGGGCGTGATTGTTTACATGCATGATTGTGTGTAAagggagaaaagagaaaaagaaatttgaatttgtgcagtttgtgtgcatgtgtgtgcgtgtgtgtgtgtgtgcgtgtgtgcgtgtgtgtgtgtgcgtgtgtgtgtgtgtgtgcgtgtgtgtgtgtgtctggcctTAACTAGAGGACACACACTGACACCATACTATTACAGCCTGCAAATAAACTAAAGCAGTTAGTGATGCAATTCTGGCTAATGATTTCTGAATGATGCACCATCACCAAACAGTGCTAAGAGTATTTGTGTCATGAAGATGCAAAAGTCTGACATCACACTAAGCTATTCTTCTCTCTGACACACTGCAGCTCTGTAGACATCAGGTACTGATCATCTGATGTATGGAAATGATTGTGTAGGGGTCTGCGTCTGAAAATAGAGAATGTTGTTAATGAAGAAGTGTAATGTCATTGCTGATCGTTGTCTTCATCCTTACCTGATGATTTCATAGAGAAGTCAAAAAGACAGTTGATTCAATAGTGTTAAAGATCACTGTGATGTGATCTGCAGCACATTCAATGAAATTTGGTTCTGTGACTTCATATAGTGCAGtgataatttgtttgttttcatgagCTATTGCTAATCATAATGCATTGCAAGGTCAAATCAGGTACAATCAATTACTGATATGCTTCAATCATATTTTTTAGAATTCTTCCAATAACTTGAATGCTAAAGTGacttttgtgttatattttaacaAGGATATTGTTTAACTGGTAAATGTATTCTATTCATGGATATTTTTAATACAACAGTACTGtatttataatagaaataatattaTCCCTAAAGCTGTGTGATTTATACATTTGACTAATTTTATGTAGAACTTTTGTGAAATTATAAAACACTTGTGAAATTGCGTTTTAAGGTTAATGGTCCTGAGTTGAACCACCACTATGAAGTCCTTggaactgctgctgctgcctttACTGCTACTTGTTCGAGGTAATAACATTGTAAATGTTGAACtaaaaatgacatttctgtTGCAAGAGTAATTTGCTCTCTTGAATGTTTaaatatcacatttttttctcttgtttccATTCAGATATACATGCTCAATGGACAGTTTGGATGCCCAGAGACATCTCAGCCATGACTAACTCCTGTGTGGTAATCCCATGCACATTTATATACCCCTCAGGAGTCAGGCCATACAAGGGCACACATGGAATCTGGTATTTTGGCCAGCCCTATCCACAACTCTTCCCTCCAGTGGTTTTCAAGTCTCGCACAGGCATTGTGCATGAAAGCTACAGTGGCCGTTCCAAGCTTCTGGGTGACCTTTCACAGAAAAACTGCACGCTGCAAATCAGCAACCTTGGAGTTGAACATGCAGGGAGGTACTACTTCAGAGCTGATCTAGGAGGAGCAAACATTTATACCTACCCAGATTTCACTGAACTCAGGGTGTTGGGTAAGAACTCTAGAATACTATAACATTACAGGCAATTGTCCACGTAGTAAAATATACATCATAATATTGGCAAAATAATTTTGCACTTcctaaatataaacatttttactgaTTAAGCAAAAGTAATGATTTAATAACTTTAACCACTTGAAACCTTTGCTTCCTTCTTAGACCAGCCCAACATTGATACCCCTGAAGAAATACTGAGTGATGAGAGCTTGGACTTGACTTGCTATGCTCCAGACAACTGTCCTGACATGAGTCCTGAGATCCATTGGATGTACACAGACTATCTTCCTGATCCTCTTTTTACAACAGACTATGTTGAGGAAAGCAACACTGCAGTGATTTCAAGCACACTTACTTTCACACCCAAAGCTATGCACAATGGTCAATTGGTTGGCTGCAGGGTCCATTACCCTAACACCACTTTTGTCTATGAGCGCCTCATCTACCTTGATGTCAAATGTGAGCACAAAATCCAATAACATATACACTAATTTGAAGAAATTAAATAGAGGCACACTGTTACCTGATAACTGACAATAGAGTTCAGCAATAGATAGCTTATACTGGCATAGGCTTTCGTACACAGTACCATCTTTAATGTTTTTAGGATTGTTAGTCAAGGACAATTTGGTTAGCTGCACTAAACTAAAGGCAATGCATGCTGTAAAATACAGagtaaaacatcaaaatatatgaTAGAAAAGCTGGCTCTTGCTGCCCAATTATGTTTTCTATACTTTCTGTCTGTAGATGCCCCTAGGAAAGTTTGGGTAAATGTTTCTCACGAGGCCATGGAGGGGAGCTCTGTGGTACTTCACTGTGATGTGGACAGCAACCCTGTTCCACGGATTACGTGGTTCTTCAGAGATGAAGAGCTGATGGCAGAAACTGCTTCGAATGCTTCTCTTTTTCTGGAGTCCTTGACTCCAGAGCAGGATGGTTTATACACATGTGTAGGGGACAATGGCTATGGGTCAATGAACACCTCCTTGTACTTGGCTGTCAGATGTGAGTTtcttgttacattttttaaaggttttgaaTGACTGGTTtcacattttgcatttatttatttctttacctaATTTCATGATCATAGTGCACACTATTTTGTTTAATGGGTTGTCTAATAGATTCTCCAAGAGAGCCAGTGGTGAACACCTCTCTGGTGGTGATGGAGGACTCCTCTCTGGCCCTTCATTGCAGCACTCAGGGCAATCCAGTACCTACACTTACCTGGCTAAAGGATGGAGACCTGGTGGGGACAATAAAAGCTGGAGAGCTGTCCATACTCGAGCTTAAAGATATTGACTCACAGGATGATGGCACATACCGCTGTCTAGCTGAAAATGAACATGGCCGAGCCAGCAGCTCTTTAAACATCACAGTGGAGTGTGAGTTATTTAAAAGCTGAGCAGATGTCTTAGCTTGTATGAAGATAAGCTTTGACTGAGGCTTACAGACAAATAATGGACATTCGATTAGTTCAATTTTGGCATGCTAAGTGCTATAATGAATATTTAGAATGTTACCTAGAATGTCTCATTTCATTAAGAGattaattaaaggtaaactGAATGTTTCTCACACTTGTGTCTGTTCTTATAGTTGCTCCATTTTTCCTGGATGATTCCAAGTGCACCATAGTGCGAGAGGGTGTGCAGTGTGTCTGCATCGCCACAGGAAATCCTGAGCCATCCATAGTATTCTACCTGCCTGACCACAATATCACCATTAATGAAACGAACAGCCGTTACAACTTTTATACACATTCGGATGGCTATACATCAACTGGCATGATCAAACTAAGGGAGAAAGGTGATCGTGAGAACAACGAAGACATGGCTGTTCATGTACACTGTGGCATCTCTAACGCGTATGGCTCTGACTCTATCCGTCTGGAGCTGCAGCAAGAGAGTGAGTTTCCATGAAAtaaaccagaggtggcaaaagtacacacattttCCACTTAACTAGATGTACAGTtccttatgttttaaaagactcttttatatactttgtttttttcaatgtaaagtaaagaagtttgggctctgacatttacttaagtaaaaagtagccattactactaccagttttagtgtcatgctggtaacgggacctcacatcatattgataaaaaaaatacaaaacaaatttaaaattttgctacctaataaatgtatccaggctgaacaaccaccatatagaataaaagcagagcaaagatgatgatgatgatcgggtaatcaggaatgtctctgttctcagtcatgtttacatcactgactccctctgtctcatccacgttaaccccatacttctttcTGCCTTCTGCCTTGGTTGTTGTGAGTTTCATTAACTAGCTTATGTCTGTGGTGTATGATAGCCAGggaatgatacaccagtggtagactGAAAAAGTtgtgcaatgacaggaaataggttaaTGGGCtgaaaatattgacatttcacaaaTTAGatcaaaactaaagtaacaaacctgttttgaaaatgtaagaagtagaaaacaaatatatttgtgtaaacattTAGAGTGAAAGTGAACAGTTACTGAAAAATTAACAGTgaaataaagtactgataccaaaaaaaaaatctactaaaGTACAGTcataaagtatttgtacttcgttacttcccacctctaaaataaactattaaaaaatcttaaaatatattaaccTAAAATATTTGAACAGTTTTATGTCTCATTTATGATGCTGTTTGTTCATATACATACATGTTGGGATTTAAGAAATCAAAGAATTCACTTCACTTTATCTTacctttaattttataattagaaTGTGCTACTTATAAATCTGCTCTGATCATTTTTAAAACGTAATGAAAGTAATGTTTACTATTTTGAgattgatttaaatatatatatatgattttcaGAAAAATACCTGATGGCTGTGATAGTGGGAACCATTGGAGGAGTGGCAgttattgcttttataattgCTGCTGTGAGATATGTgggacaaaacaacaaaaagtaaGTAATTGATCATATCCACTGGACAGGTCTGGGGGAATGGGCAAAGCAAGGAAACACCAAAGCCTAGTCATCCATTCTCAAATGTGTTTCTTTTAATCTTGCTATACATACATAACCTATTCAGAGCTGAAACAATTTGATCAAGTGGTAAGATGGTACATGCAACGAGTTGGCAAACAAAATGACAGTGTTGGCCATGATGTGGACTCCAGATGACCAGACTAACAAGACTTTGATTTGCCTTCCACTGCTTTCTAtccttaaacactaagctaaTCTAAGCAAAGGCACTTAACCTCAAGTGCTTCAGCAAATATACAACCACTATTATACTCAAGTCAGCAATAAATACAACAGTTCCACCGATTTGGACAGTGGAACCAAAAAAGCAACTCACAAAGAGCCTCTTGGTTAGGGAGGCAAAATCTTCCTTTCTCAAAATGGATGCCCAGGCTTACAGTGTTGCCCTGAGCTAGTCAATAGCGTCATTCCGTGTGAGACAGAGTCTGATCCTCTGACTCCAACCTCCAGAGAGAATGGCAACCCTGGGCAGGACGTGGGCTCTAGAGTGGAGAATCCCTCCATGTACTACAGCGCAGTCAAGAAGGACAAACAAAGTCTCAGGAAAAAAGTGGTGAGATATTATGCCAACGAATCCTAATTATAATACAACTTTTACATGTGTAGTTGTTTATAGTGGTGTTTTGCTGATGTCTTGGGGTTGTTACATTCTTTGAATGGCACCAAGTTATAAGatttaaatatcatttatttGATTCTGTTCATTCAACATATTAAGTAATAATAGGTTACGTTTCTGTTGTTCGTTTTGGTCTGCCTAAATGTAAGACAAACACGAATAATACTTAGTTCGTTGTTCTCGCTACAATGAAAAAGGATGTTTTTTCAGGATCCTGATGGATGTCTTAGGCTAAGTGTACATTATAAGCTTCATTGCTCAGTTGCGCTTGTTTGCTTAGATTTGATCTGTCTCACTTGATAGTTCACATCTGTAACTGCAAGTATCCATCTTTAACGTGATTATTATCACCCTAAATGGACATGACTGTGCcatgaacaataaataaacgGCATTCTTTATAGTTTAGACATTAAATAAACGCACCACTAGAACTGGGGTCATGTTCTTTTTTGACCTTAGTGTTAGGGGGGTTATCACACACAGTGCACTCGAGTTGTTTGGAAATGGGGCACAATGAGCAGCCATAACCTCtatattaatttgtgtttttccatTCAGTTATTTAGCCGGATTGTTTCGAACACTACTGAGGTTCGGTATTTTCTTTCTAGTTTTGCATACAACAAATAATTTGCCCAAATTTCGAGAAAATCATACATTTCTTCATCCTTCACTGAAAATAGTCAATACTGCTGTCATCATTCTGATTCATGTCGTATGTATCTGATTTTGGACCATGTACAAAAGTGGCTCAGTGTTGACAAATAAATTCGGGGGAGTATTTTTACATAGTCCTAAGATCAGATTCACATTAACAGAACATTAGTTTTGCATCACTGTACTGACAGAGTACTATTTAATGAATTATCTGCTGTTAAGTAATataaagtaaattttttataaaggaaacaggacaggattttttttataaataaatcagttgttTCCCAGTATTATACAGTAGGGCTCTAGGGGTCTAGTCGTTGTTATTTGCATGCTTGACGGTGGAGTATGGCCTTTGCTTTAAAGCATTTCCTGACTATTCTTTCATCCTTCATTGCTTTTctgcattctctctcttttgtctttCCCCTAACTTAACAGCTTAAGACTGAGCTGCTGGGCTCTAAGTTTAATTCCATCCTAGAAGAGAGCACGGTAAGGCTAACAAATCAACAGACTGGGTACAAGTACTCCCTATGAACAATGTAGAAAACAAACTGTAGTACAATTGGagaatatattttcttaaaacttGTTTCTCATTCTGGTATGTAATCAATCATACTTGCATTAGATTCGGTTACTGCCTAACATATTACCAATGCTTGGCATCTTTTGGCTTTGCTACGTTTAACCTAACAACCTGCTTTTGATTGCCAACTcatgtcattattttataaGGATACACATTGGGAAAAATGTATGAGGCTGTCTAGCAATTGCTTCTCAATGCAATAATGCCTTGATCTGTTATTTCAGGGAGAAGACAGCGATTACCAGCATGTTGGATCGGCTGCAGGAATGGCGAGGCAAGAGCTGAACTTTCTCGGACGGGCCCGAGAAGGAGGATTGGGGAGGGGGGATGACACCACTGACTACTCAGAGATCAAAGCTAAATGAATGGCGATCCTTCCCTGAAGCCTCGGCTGAAAGGGATACAGTGGCCTCTAGTTCCTAACAAATTGATTTGTGCAATGTGCTTTAGTTTATAGCACTTAGCATGCCAAAATTGAACAAATCCAATTGGCTTGGACCAATATTTGAATCTATTTTACAGAAGACGTGCAAGTCCCTGCACACAACCATATTTTGTACCTTTCAGTCTTATTGTTGCATCAGACATTGTGCAACAGTGGGTCTAAATGGGCTTGCAAAGGGTTGTGCAAAAACATGTACACTATTATATTAATGTTACTGTTAATTTTAAGTATTTGTTAAAGAAGAACAGGCTTTGGTTTTATCGCAAAACTATTCCACTAGAGGTCATTTACACTGTGTCCGCAGCAAGCCGAAGCATCAGGGAACGAGACATGCAGCATGTCTCAATGTTCTAGCACTATCTCCAGTAGAATGTTATCTCAAATCCAGAGGATCTCTTGGCCACTTTCAAACTGTACCATGATAAGCACTCCATGgtatccattttttatttgtaatgacATGCCCTTAAGTGATTGTAAGAGTGTAAGT
The DNA window shown above is from Silurus meridionalis isolate SWU-2019-XX chromosome 12, ASM1480568v1, whole genome shotgun sequence and carries:
- the mag gene encoding myelin-associated glycoprotein isoform X1, whose product is MKSLELLLLPLLLLVRDIHAQWTVWMPRDISAMTNSCVVIPCTFIYPSGVRPYKGTHGIWYFGQPYPQLFPPVVFKSRTGIVHESYSGRSKLLGDLSQKNCTLQISNLGVEHAGRYYFRADLGGANIYTYPDFTELRVLDQPNIDTPEEILSDESLDLTCYAPDNCPDMSPEIHWMYTDYLPDPLFTTDYVEESNTAVISSTLTFTPKAMHNGQLVGCRVHYPNTTFVYERLIYLDVKYAPRKVWVNVSHEAMEGSSVVLHCDVDSNPVPRITWFFRDEELMAETASNASLFLESLTPEQDGLYTCVGDNGYGSMNTSLYLAVRYSPREPVVNTSLVVMEDSSLALHCSTQGNPVPTLTWLKDGDLVGTIKAGELSILELKDIDSQDDGTYRCLAENEHGRASSSLNITVEFAPFFLDDSKCTIVREGVQCVCIATGNPEPSIVFYLPDHNITINETNSRYNFYTHSDGYTSTGMIKLREKGDRENNEDMAVHVHCGISNAYGSDSIRLELQQEKKYLMAVIVGTIGGVAVIAFIIAAVRYVGQNNKKENGNPGQDVGSRVENPSMYYSAVKKDKQSLRKKVLKTELLGSKFNSILEESTGEDSDYQHVGSAAGMARQELNFLGRAREGGLGRGDDTTDYSEIKAK
- the mag gene encoding myelin-associated glycoprotein isoform X2; the protein is MKSLELLLLPLLLLVRDIHAQWTVWMPRDISAMTNSCVVIPCTFIYPSGVRPYKGTHGIWYFGQPYPQLFPPVVFKSRTGIVHESYSGRSKLLGDLSQKNCTLQISNLGVEHAGRYYFRADLGGANIYTYPDFTELRVLDQPNIDTPEEILSDESLDLTCYAPDNCPDMSPEIHWMYTDYLPDPLFTTDYVEESNTAVISSTLTFTPKAMHNGQLVGCRVHYPNTTFVYERLIYLDVKYAPRKVWVNVSHEAMEGSSVVLHCDVDSNPVPRITWFFRDEELMAETASNASLFLESLTPEQDGLYTCVGDNGYGSMNTSLYLAVRYSPREPVVNTSLVVMEDSSLALHCSTQGNPVPTLTWLKDGDLVGTIKAGELSILELKDIDSQDDGTYRCLAENEHGRASSSLNITVEFAPFFLDDSKCTIVREGVQCVCIATGNPEPSIVFYLPDHNITINETNSRYNFYTHSDGYTSTGMIKLREKGDRENNEDMAVHVHCGISNAYGSDSIRLELQQEKKYLMAVIVGTIGGVAVIAFIIAAVRYVGQNNKKENGNPGQDVGSRVENPSMYYSAVKKDKQSLRKKVGEDSDYQHVGSAAGMARQELNFLGRAREGGLGRGDDTTDYSEIKAK
- the mag gene encoding myelin-associated glycoprotein isoform X3; translated protein: MKSLELLLLPLLLLVRDIHAQWTVWMPRDISAMTNSCVVIPCTFIYPSGVRPYKGTHGIWYFGQPYPQLFPPVVFKSRTGIVHESYSGRSKLLGDLSQKNCTLQISNLGVEHAGRYYFRADLGGANIYTYPDFTELRVLDQPNIDTPEEILSDESLDLTCYAPDNCPDMSPEIHWMYTDYLPDPLFTTDYVEESNTAVISSTLTFTPKAMHNGQLVGCRVHYPNTTFVYERLIYLDVKYAPRKVWVNVSHEAMEGSSVVLHCDVDSNPVPRITWFFRDEELMAETASNASLFLESLTPEQDGLYTCVGDNGYGSMNTSLYLAVRYSPREPVVNTSLVVMEDSSLALHCSTQGNPVPTLTWLKDGDLVGTIKAGELSILELKDIDSQDDGTYRCLAENEHGRASSSLNITVEFAPFFLDDSKCTIVREGVQCVCIATGNPEPSIVFYLPDHNITINETNSRYNFYTHSDGYTSTGMIKLREKGDRENNEDMAVHVHCGISNAYGSDSIRLELQQEKKYLMAVIVGTIGGVAVIAFIIAAVRYVGQNNKKEKTAITSMLDRLQEWRGKS